The window GCGTTTTGGATTTGATGAGGAAAGTTATATGGCTGCCTTAAAAAAGGTGAAGCTCTGGAACAGGGAAACCATTGAAACTGCCATGCGTTTTTATTCTCACCTGGCCGGGATTATTTCATCTGTAGGCTATTCCAATATCAAACTTTCCAAATCACTTGATGAACAAAAGAAACTGGTTGCCAGCCTTGCTGCAAGTGAGGAAAGGTTTGCCCGAGCCATGGAGGTTACCCAGGATGGCCTCTGGGACTGGGATATATCCACTGATACAGTATATTACAGTCCGGGCTATGCATCCATGCTGGGGTACGATACTACAGAAGTTCCAGCTCATGTTAATTCATGGCTGGAGCTCATTCATCCGGACGATAAAGATGATGCCCTCAGGGCCAATTTGGACTGCATAGAGAACAGGTGTGAGTCATTTGCTGTGGAGTTTAGAATGCAGGCCAAAGATGGCCATTGGGTGTGGGTCCAGGGGCGTGGCAAGGCGTTTGGCAGAGACGCGACAGGGCGTGCTCTGCGTATGGTGGGTACTCACACAGACATTACAGAGCGTAAAAATGCTGAAGAGATGCAGCATAAAATGCAGGTCCAGCTTTCTCAGGCTCAGAAAATGGAGTCTGTGGGAATGCTGGCAGGCGGGATTGCGCATGATTTTAATAACCTGCTTCATGCCATGAGCGGTAATGTTCAGCTGATTGGCCGGAATATATCTGCTGAACACCCTGACAGCAAAAGAATCCAGTCAATAAATAAATCCATTGATCGGGCAGCACAGCTGGTGAGCAAGCTTTTATTTTTCAGTCGCAAGGCTGAAACGCACAGAAAAAAGCTGGATTTGAACCGAGAAATCAAGGATGCAACTGCAATACTTAGTCGGACTATCCCTAAAATGATCAGAATTGATCTTAAACTGAGCAACGATGCCCTGCCTGTCTACGCCGATCCGGTACAGGTCGAACAGGTTATTCTTAATCTTGGTACCAATGCAGCAGATGCTATGCCGCAGGGTGGATTGATGCTTGTGGAAACCCGCAGGGTAAGCTTAGAAGAGGATAAGTATCTCGGTATGCCTCAGGGTGAGTATACAGTATTATGTGTGTCAGACACAGGTACTGGAATGGACAAGGAAGTGATGGAGCAGATCTATGATCCTTTTTTTACCACCAAGGAAGTGGGCAGAGGGACAGGTCTCGGACTGGCATCTGTTTATGGAGCTGTCAAGGCGCATAACGGCCATATTACATGTTATTCAGAACCTGGCCAGGGCACGGTATTCACTATTTACTGGCCGATATTTTCAGGCAAGGGATGTGCTGAAAAAAACATTGAAGCAGAAAGTGAGCCAGTCTCAGGCAGTGAAACCATCCTTATAGTGGATGATGAGCAGGAAATACGGGAGGTTACCAAAGAGATTCTTGAGTCTTGGGGCTATCAGGTTTTGAGTGCGGACTCAGGCGAGAAAGCCCTGCAAATCTACAATCAACAACGAGAAGATATTGATCTAATCATTCTGGATCTTAACATGCCGGGTATGGGCGGGTCACAATGTCTACAGGCACTTTTGGAATATGATTCCAAGGTACGCGTTCTTATTTCCAGCGGTTACTCCGTCAATGGTCAGGCTGCAAAATCCCTTGACTCCGGCGCTTCAGGGTTCATTGGCAAGCCTTACCAGTTAAAGGAACTGATGCTCAAAATCAGGGAGGTTCTTGATTCACAAAATAAATGATGACCCAACCACAGGCTCAACCAGACGCCGGACTTGGGATCGTCCTGCTCGATGTAGTCGAAAATATTGGTTCGGTCTTCAGCAGCCAACCAGGACCACTCGAATTTTATATTGCATATTTTTATCCAGTAGGACTTGACTGGGGATTTTTGTGGCGCGCCTGGGAGGATTCGAACCCCCGGCCAAGAGCTTAGAAGGCTCCTGCTCTATCCGACTGAGCTACAGGCGCTTGTAAGGGATGGTAATCGTCGAATTAATGTTTCTTGCGATAAACTATAAATATTACTTACCTGTAAAGTATTGGTCAAGAAAAATATTGAGATGATT is drawn from Desulfonatronovibrio magnus and contains these coding sequences:
- a CDS encoding PocR ligand-binding domain-containing protein → MSSANHSSAFNSKEITDNGDLSEDFSRDTLDLASLINSDDIQKLMDDFYRLTGIGGALLDLKGDVIASVGWQDICMKFHRVHPETARNCMDSDLALTRDIQPGSMKIYRCKNNMIDVAMPVMVGNKHAGNLFSGQFFFEDQPPDYKVFQEQAGRFGFDEESYMAALKKVKLWNRETIETAMRFYSHLAGIISSVGYSNIKLSKSLDEQKKLVASLAASEERFARAMEVTQDGLWDWDISTDTVYYSPGYASMLGYDTTEVPAHVNSWLELIHPDDKDDALRANLDCIENRCESFAVEFRMQAKDGHWVWVQGRGKAFGRDATGRALRMVGTHTDITERKNAEEMQHKMQVQLSQAQKMESVGMLAGGIAHDFNNLLHAMSGNVQLIGRNISAEHPDSKRIQSINKSIDRAAQLVSKLLFFSRKAETHRKKLDLNREIKDATAILSRTIPKMIRIDLKLSNDALPVYADPVQVEQVILNLGTNAADAMPQGGLMLVETRRVSLEEDKYLGMPQGEYTVLCVSDTGTGMDKEVMEQIYDPFFTTKEVGRGTGLGLASVYGAVKAHNGHITCYSEPGQGTVFTIYWPIFSGKGCAEKNIEAESEPVSGSETILIVDDEQEIREVTKEILESWGYQVLSADSGEKALQIYNQQREDIDLIILDLNMPGMGGSQCLQALLEYDSKVRVLISSGYSVNGQAAKSLDSGASGFIGKPYQLKELMLKIREVLDSQNK